The Thalassomonas actiniarum genome contains the following window.
TGCCAAATGTCGCCTTATATATAGATGAACAGCCGGTCACGGCACCGGGACGTAATATGGATGTTTACGCCACCGATATCTCACGTATTGAAGTCTTACCGGGCCCGCAAGGAACCTTGTTTGGCGCCAGCTCTCAGGCAGGTACTATTCGCTATATCACCAACAAACCGGTTTTTGATGATTTTTCCGCCGGCTTTAATGTCTCACTTGCCGACACCCACAAGGGAGAGAGCAGCAACACCATTGAAGGTTATCTCAACCTGCCGGTCAATGAACAGTTGGCGCTAAGGGCAGCCCTTTATAACGTCAACCGGGGCGGTTACATAGATAACGTTTATGGCGAGTTTACCTTAGATCCGTCCATTAATCCCGACTCCGCTGCCAATGTGCCGGACAACTCAACCTTTGAAACCATCAACAACCAGGCGTTTGTCGAAGATGATTTTAACTCCAGCGCTTATACCGGGTTCAGGTTGGGGCTCAATTATAAGATTAATGACAACTGGCGGTTACTAGTGCAACATGCCGGGCAAAAAATTGATGCTGACGGGGTCTTTGATTACGATCCCGACATTGGCGATCTTGAAGTTGCCCGCTTTTATCCGGATAACTTAGAAGATGAATTTTCACAAACCTCGTGGACGCTTGAAGGCAGGCTTAACCGCCTTGAATTGCTCTATACCGGTGCCTATCTGGATCGCGATATAGATCAATTATCAGATTTTACCAGTTATAATAACTCGGGTGCCTTTATTGCCTATTACACCTGTACCTATACCAACCCGGATTATATCGCTACGTATGGCATTTCTCCCGACGTCATTACCCCGGTGCGCGAATGTAAAGATCCCAGCAAAGGTTTTATCGGTATACAGCAACATCGCAGGCTCACCCATGAATTTAGGATTGCCACAGATCCAAAGGAGACATTAAGCGCCATCGCCGGCATTTTCTATGATGACTTTGAAATAAAAACCCAGGACGAATGGTGGTATGCAGCGGCGACCGAACTCGGCTTTGCCCCGAATGCACCAATAGCCGCGGCAAATAACATCAATGACAATACCCGCGCCGCCAATATCACCTTTTTTAATGATATCACCCGCACAGAAGAGCAAATTGCACTATTTGGCGAACTCAAATATGACTTTTCACAGCAGCTCAGTCTGACCCTGGGGCTGCGCTGGTATGATATTGAATCAGATTTTACCGGCTCCAGTAATTTCGGCGACGGCATCTTCCAGGGCTCACAAAATACCGATCGCGGACGCGACTATGATGTCTCCGGCGGGCACAGCGAAGACCCGCTTGAAGCCGACGGCATCATTCCTAAAATCAGTTTAAGTTACCAAAGGGATAAAAACAGCCTTTATTACCTCACCTATGCCGAAGGGTTCAGGCCCGGCGGTTTTAACCGCACCGGGGGATTCAGCTCCTTTAATCCGGACTTTCCCGACATTAACCTCACCTATGAATCTGATGATGTCTATAACTATGAACTTGGCTGGAAAACTTTATCATTCGAGCGCCAGCTGCTCTTTAACGGTAATATCTACTTTATCGAATGGGAGAATATGCAGGTGTCCCGGTTTGATCCCATCAATGTCTCCAGACTGACCTTTATTGAAAATGCCGCCAATGCCGAAATATTTGGCGCCGAAATGGACCTAGCCTGGGATATCAATGAAAACTTAACCGTTCACAGCGCCTTATCCTATAACCATACCGAGCTGACCGATGTCAAAGCGCGCATCATTGAAATAGCCCCTACCGGCAGTGAGTTACCCTTAACCCCTAAAGTGCAGGCCAATATCCGTACTAATTATTATTGGCAGCAGGGGGAGTATGAAGCCAGCTGGCAGCTTGGCCTCCAGTATGCCGGCAAGTCATGGAGCTCAGTTGTTTCCCAGGAACGAAAACGTCAAAACAGCTATACCATCATTAATTTTTCCCTCGGTGTGAAAAAAGATAACTGGTCGGTGAAGCTCTATGGGGATAATTTAACCGATAAACGTGCCGATCTATTTATCAACAACCAGGATTTTGTCACCCGTATTACCACTAACAGGCCGAGAACTTTTGGTGTAAGTTTCTCCTATGACTACAACTAGGTTCAATAACACGGTGGGATCTGAGCAAATCATGCAAGCGCAATATTTCAAGCAAATAACCGATAACATTGCATTTCGTGATGCCACGATAAAAAGTGAAACTAAAGTTATACTGTTACTTAAAGTAAAAATAACACTGGATATGGCGATCTTTTTCTCCGCCATAAAAAAGAACATCCGGTCATAACATGCGGTGGATTATAGAGGTGGCGAATAAAAGTTTTAAGTTGAATGTCAATTTCAATGTATGAGGAGGCGGTATGAAGCCTCCATCCCTGGTTGACGTCAAAGACTCTATCGCAACACACCTGCTTAAAGTTGTCTTTTCCTTCTATCTTGTGCTGACCGTTGCCGTAACCCTTGCCCACATCTATGTGGAATTTTCCGATACTAAAGAAAAAGTAAAAAATGAATTGGTTGTGATCGGCAATACCTTTGAACCCGGACTCGCCAAAGCATTATGGGACTATAATACCGAACAGCTGCAACCGGTCTTTTTAGGCATGGTTGAGTCCCCGGACGTTGAAGGCATCAAGCTCGAAGATGAATGGGGAAATATTTCAGGTAAAGGGCGCATTATCAATAAAAATGGACAAATCATCGACTTCGATTCAAAAGGAAACCAACAACCTGTTTTGGGCTATTCGCATTTCTCCGGATTATTTCAGCACTCATTTACAATAAAACATATCAATAAAGGAGAAACCGTCACTCTGGGCCAGGCCACCATATACTCAAGCTCCGGCGTTGTCGTTGAGAAAGTCAAATGGGGTTTTTTCTATATCATCATCAACGCCATTATTAAAACCATCGCCTTATGGGTTTTATTCCTGATCATTTCAAGAAAGCTGCTCAGCCGTCCACTGGCGTCATTAACCGAGGCGACACAGCAAGTCGATTTAGACAAACTGGATAATTTAGAAATCGTTATCGACACTAAGGGGCGCAATGAGCTGAAAATACTAGAAGAAGCCTTTAATGCCATGATCGAGAAATTAAACGGCGCCAAACAGGAGATAGTCGACAAAGCGCAGCAATTAACAGCACGTAACGAAGAGTTATCGAATTTATCGACCGAGCTCAAGCTTTCCAATCACAGATTAACGACCATATTGGAAAATACCAAGGCACTGGGTGAAGTCAGTGATAAAAAATCGGCTATGCTGCTCACCACTAATACCCTGTTGCAGGAAATCCCTTTCAGCCATTTTCCGAAAATCAACATCGTCTATCAAGATATCGATGCCGGAGATAAGGAAGCTTTTATCTCATTCTGTCCCTCATCCACCGCCGAGCCTCTTGATAATGACCTGGCTCAAGTCAATACCATGAACAGCAGCGAGTTGCTTTTCAACAAAACACTTTCCGAAAGCCCCACCTTACCCACAGATATCCAGCCGGAAACAGGGTACTGTTTGACAGACACCCAGCTTGACTTGATTGTCCGCCAGGGGGAAGAGTTACGGGGCGTGATCTCAATACAGGATATAGATACCTCAGTGCTCAGTGAGGAATATCTGGCCTTCATTGATACCCTGGCACATTTTTTATCATTAACGATTGAAAAAATAGAAATGAACCAGGGACTGGAGCGCAAAATCAATGAACGCAGCGGTGAGCTCATCGAAGCCTTTCAGAAACTAGCCAGCCAGCACTCGGAGCTAAAATCTACCCAGCAACAGCTGGTACAGTCGGAAAAATTAGCCTCCATCGGCACATTAACGGCGGGAGTCGCACACGAGATCAACAACCCCAATAATTTTGCCTATGCCGCGGTGTATCTGATGCAGGATGAAATAAAAGAAATAATGGCCTTCTTAAAGCAGCTTGCCGGCGGCGATGATGCCGACCCCGAGGTCATAGCTGCGCTTGAGAATAAATTTACCAAATTAATTGAATTAACCAATACCGCCAGAGAGGGAACGAAACGTATTAAAGTGATCGTCAGTGATCTCAGATCATTTTCCCGCCTCGATGACACGCAAAAGGAACAGATTTATCTGTCTACCTTAATTAAATCAACCCTTAACCTGGTCAGTACCCAATATACCGAAATAGACATCACAACAAACTTTATTTGCGACCCGCTAATAACTTGCTTTCCGGCAAAACTTAGTCAAGTATTTATGAACATTGCTGTCAACGCTTGCCAGGCGATAGAGACAAATACACGCAAAAATAACAATTTAGCAGGGAAATTAACCATCACCTTAAACGAGGATTATCATCAGCTAAAGCTAACCTTTCAAGATAACGGCTGCGGCATGGATGAAATGACTCAGAAGAAAATCTTTGACCCGTTTTTCACCACCAAAGATGTCGGCAGCGGTACCGGGTTGGGCATGGCAATTTCGTTCGGCATTATTGAAGAACACGGAGGTACGATCAAGGTAGCTTCTACTATCGATGAGGGAACAAGCATATCTATTTATTTGCCTTTAGATGAAACATAACATTTAAAGGCGCAGGAGTTGCGTATGGCTGTTTTTGATACCAAAAATGTACCGGATAAAGCAGACGGTACCGGCGAAAAACCCCTGATCATGCTGGTGGATGATGAAATTGAAAACATCAATGTCCTCAGCCAGTTATTAGCCGCCAACTTTCAAGTCATCACCGGGCTCAATGGCAGCGAAGCAATTGATATCATAGATAACATGGCAGATCCGGGTAAAATCCAGCTGATCATCAGCGACCAGAGAATGCCGAAAATGACCGGCGTTGAATTCTTAGAGAAAGTATCCGATAAAATACCGGACACCATACGGATTATTTTAACCGCCTTCTCTGACACCCAAGTCATTATCGACTCGGTCAACAAGGCTAATATCTATAAATTTATCACCAAACCTTTTGATCCGGTTGAACTGTTGTTAACGGTAAAAAGAGGCATTGAAGCCTTTCAAATGCGGCAAAAACTACTCGCCTACTCCAGTCATTTAGAAAAGTTGGTCATAAAAAGAACAGAAGAATTAAAAAGGAAAAACCGAGAGCTGGTTCAGGCATTAAACACCTTGGAAGCGCGTAGCCTCAATGATCAATTAACCGGCACCCACAACAGGCACTTCCTGCAAAAATTAATGCCGCAGGAGCTGACAAAGTTCAGGCGGGAGCATCAGGTAGACCCCAAGGATGACGGTTACTTTGGCATGATGATGCTCGACATCGACTATTTTAAACAGGTCAACGATACCTATGGCCATGATGCCGGAGACAAGGTACTTATCGGCTTTAGCCAAATTCTCAAAGCCACTTGCAGGACATCCGATTGGATAGTGCGCTGGGGCGGTGAAGAGTTTGTGATTATCGCCCGCGGACTCTCTTTCGACGGACTGCATCACCTGGCGGAAAGGATCAGGCAAAACGTTGAATTACATGAATTTGATTTGGGGTGCGAACAACGTATGTTAAGAACCTGCTCCATGGGGATAGTATCTTTTCCTTTTATCAAAAATCAATTTGACGCCTTAAGTTGGCAGCAAACCCTCAACTTGGCAGATATTGCCTTATACCTGGCCAAAAACAACGGCAGAAATGCCTGGGTGAGTTTGTTTGCAAGAGAAATCAGCTACCATGATGGCTTCTATGACAATATCCTGAGCAACTTAAAAACCTTAATTGAAAACAATGCCATTGCCTACAAAACATCATTAGCGCAAAGCAGCTTAAAGTTTAACGATATTCATACTCAATGACGCATGCAATCCCGTGCGTATTTCATAAGACCGGGCCAGTAACAAAATACACCAGACGCCGACAAGCAAACGGGATTCCTCTCAATATGCCAACACCCGATCCCGATACAGGCGTTCATTCTCTCCCTGGCTCAGTAGCAAATCAAAGGCTATCCGGAGCTCTAATTTAATAAAATCAACCGCTAAACGGGTTAGCAGCCTATAAAATGACATCACCATAAAATAAGATTTTACCTTCCTTCCCCTTGTTAACTTGCTTTCCTGACAAACTTAGTCAAGTATTTATGAACATTGTCGTAAATGCTTGTCAGGCGATAGCAACGAGTAAATAAAAAGCAACCACTTAACAGGAGAATTTGCCGTTACCTCAGCCGAAAATAAGTGTAAGTTAATCATGAGCTTGATAGAAAATGGCTGCGGGACGGACGAAGTGACTCAGGAAAATATTTACCCCGTTTTTCAGCACGAAAGCTGTCAGCGAGATACAGGGTTGGCCATGGCAATTTCATTCGGCACAATTGAAGCACACGGAGGTACTGTCAAGGTAGCTTATACTATAGATGAGGGAACAAAAGTATCCATATATTTGCCTATAGCTTAAGGTAAATAATATCAGGCGCAGGAGTGATGCATGCCTATTTTTGATATGAAAAATATTCCTTCCAAATCAAGCCGCCCTCCGGAAAAGCCCCTGATCATGCTGGTTGATGATGAAGCTGAAAACCTTAATGTAATGCGCCAGTTATTGGCCGCTGACTTCCAGGTCATCACCGCACTCAGTGGTTATGAAGCGATACAAATCATCAACAATATGGGCGATGCCGGCAAAATACAACTGATCATCAGCGATCAAAGAATGCCGAAAATGTCCGGTGTTGAGTTCCTGAAGCTGGTTGCAGATAAAATACCGGATACTATTCGCATCATACTATCGGCTTACTCTGACACCCAGGTCGTTATTGATTCCATTAACAAGGCTGAGATCTACAAATTTATGACCAAGCCTTTTGATCCGGGGGAATTGTCCCTCACGGTAAAAAGAGGCGTTGAAGCCTTTCAAATGCGGCAACAATTATTCAAGTATTCAACCCACTTGGAAAAATTAGTTGCCGAAAGAACCCAGGAGTTGCACCAGAAAAATGAAGAACTCAGCCAGGCATTACACGCGTTAGAACAGCTCAGTTTGAGCGATCAACTAACCGGTGCCTACAACCGGCATTTTTTGGATAAGTTTATGCCCCAGGAAATTAACCAGTTTAAACGAAAATATAAACGGCATTTGGGGAAACGGGGTTACTTTGGCATCATGATGATAGACATAGACCATTTTAAAGCCGTCAATGATAACTATGGCCATGACGCCGGAGACAAGTTACTTGTCGGCTTTACCAAAATGCTGCAACAAAACTGCCGGGAAGAAGACTGGGTGGTGCGTTGGGGCGGTGAAGAGTTCGTCATCATTACCAGGGGGCTGTCATTAACAGGTCAGCAATGCTTAGCCGAAAGACTCAGGGCTAAGATAGTATCAAAAGAGTTTGACATAGGTTGCGGGCAAAAATTACTGAAAACCTGCTCTATGGGCCTGGTCTGCTTCCCCTTTATAAAAAACAGCTTTAATGCCTTAAGTTGGCAGCAAACCTTAAACCTGGCAGACCTTGCCTTATATCAGGCTAAAAATAACGGCAGAAATACCTGGGTCAGCTTATGTAATGCCCACCTGACCCAGGATGAACACTTATATGAAAATATCATGAACAATTTACAGACCTTAATTGGCAACAACCTTATCTCCTACCATAGTACTCATCCGGGCAGCCATATCACTTTTAATACCATAAAACACGGCTAATACAGGAGGCAGCAAACCGATACATTATCCAAGCCATTTTCTCCGTCGCTTTTTAGTAAAAAAATCAAACGATTTCATCTTATTCCGCTATAGACGCAGTACAAGAGATCGCCTATATTGGATTCG
Protein-coding sequences here:
- a CDS encoding sensor histidine kinase, which translates into the protein MKPPSLVDVKDSIATHLLKVVFSFYLVLTVAVTLAHIYVEFSDTKEKVKNELVVIGNTFEPGLAKALWDYNTEQLQPVFLGMVESPDVEGIKLEDEWGNISGKGRIINKNGQIIDFDSKGNQQPVLGYSHFSGLFQHSFTIKHINKGETVTLGQATIYSSSGVVVEKVKWGFFYIIINAIIKTIALWVLFLIISRKLLSRPLASLTEATQQVDLDKLDNLEIVIDTKGRNELKILEEAFNAMIEKLNGAKQEIVDKAQQLTARNEELSNLSTELKLSNHRLTTILENTKALGEVSDKKSAMLLTTNTLLQEIPFSHFPKINIVYQDIDAGDKEAFISFCPSSTAEPLDNDLAQVNTMNSSELLFNKTLSESPTLPTDIQPETGYCLTDTQLDLIVRQGEELRGVISIQDIDTSVLSEEYLAFIDTLAHFLSLTIEKIEMNQGLERKINERSGELIEAFQKLASQHSELKSTQQQLVQSEKLASIGTLTAGVAHEINNPNNFAYAAVYLMQDEIKEIMAFLKQLAGGDDADPEVIAALENKFTKLIELTNTAREGTKRIKVIVSDLRSFSRLDDTQKEQIYLSTLIKSTLNLVSTQYTEIDITTNFICDPLITCFPAKLSQVFMNIAVNACQAIETNTRKNNNLAGKLTITLNEDYHQLKLTFQDNGCGMDEMTQKKIFDPFFTTKDVGSGTGLGMAISFGIIEEHGGTIKVASTIDEGTSISIYLPLDET
- a CDS encoding diguanylate cyclase, with the protein product MPIFDMKNIPSKSSRPPEKPLIMLVDDEAENLNVMRQLLAADFQVITALSGYEAIQIINNMGDAGKIQLIISDQRMPKMSGVEFLKLVADKIPDTIRIILSAYSDTQVVIDSINKAEIYKFMTKPFDPGELSLTVKRGVEAFQMRQQLFKYSTHLEKLVAERTQELHQKNEELSQALHALEQLSLSDQLTGAYNRHFLDKFMPQEINQFKRKYKRHLGKRGYFGIMMIDIDHFKAVNDNYGHDAGDKLLVGFTKMLQQNCREEDWVVRWGGEEFVIITRGLSLTGQQCLAERLRAKIVSKEFDIGCGQKLLKTCSMGLVCFPFIKNSFNALSWQQTLNLADLALYQAKNNGRNTWVSLCNAHLTQDEHLYENIMNNLQTLIGNNLISYHSTHPGSHITFNTIKHG
- a CDS encoding TonB-dependent receptor; this encodes MFKRNLVCQAILYALATGVVSHSLAQESMQTSSQADDDEIETIIVTASKRRQNIQETPIAVHAMSGEALKAQNIGNFDDFVNYMPNVTLGGRGPGQADIFIRGMAIQPIVFRISGAQGVMPNVALYIDEQPVTAPGRNMDVYATDISRIEVLPGPQGTLFGASSQAGTIRYITNKPVFDDFSAGFNVSLADTHKGESSNTIEGYLNLPVNEQLALRAALYNVNRGGYIDNVYGEFTLDPSINPDSAANVPDNSTFETINNQAFVEDDFNSSAYTGFRLGLNYKINDNWRLLVQHAGQKIDADGVFDYDPDIGDLEVARFYPDNLEDEFSQTSWTLEGRLNRLELLYTGAYLDRDIDQLSDFTSYNNSGAFIAYYTCTYTNPDYIATYGISPDVITPVRECKDPSKGFIGIQQHRRLTHEFRIATDPKETLSAIAGIFYDDFEIKTQDEWWYAAATELGFAPNAPIAAANNINDNTRAANITFFNDITRTEEQIALFGELKYDFSQQLSLTLGLRWYDIESDFTGSSNFGDGIFQGSQNTDRGRDYDVSGGHSEDPLEADGIIPKISLSYQRDKNSLYYLTYAEGFRPGGFNRTGGFSSFNPDFPDINLTYESDDVYNYELGWKTLSFERQLLFNGNIYFIEWENMQVSRFDPINVSRLTFIENAANAEIFGAEMDLAWDINENLTVHSALSYNHTELTDVKARIIEIAPTGSELPLTPKVQANIRTNYYWQQGEYEASWQLGLQYAGKSWSSVVSQERKRQNSYTIINFSLGVKKDNWSVKLYGDNLTDKRADLFINNQDFVTRITTNRPRTFGVSFSYDYN
- a CDS encoding diguanylate cyclase; this encodes MAVFDTKNVPDKADGTGEKPLIMLVDDEIENINVLSQLLAANFQVITGLNGSEAIDIIDNMADPGKIQLIISDQRMPKMTGVEFLEKVSDKIPDTIRIILTAFSDTQVIIDSVNKANIYKFITKPFDPVELLLTVKRGIEAFQMRQKLLAYSSHLEKLVIKRTEELKRKNRELVQALNTLEARSLNDQLTGTHNRHFLQKLMPQELTKFRREHQVDPKDDGYFGMMMLDIDYFKQVNDTYGHDAGDKVLIGFSQILKATCRTSDWIVRWGGEEFVIIARGLSFDGLHHLAERIRQNVELHEFDLGCEQRMLRTCSMGIVSFPFIKNQFDALSWQQTLNLADIALYLAKNNGRNAWVSLFAREISYHDGFYDNILSNLKTLIENNAIAYKTSLAQSSLKFNDIHTQ
- a CDS encoding ATP-binding protein, translated to MKSNHLTGEFAVTSAENKCKLIMSLIENGCGTDEVTQENIYPVFQHESCQRDTGLAMAISFGTIEAHGGTVKVAYTIDEGTKVSIYLPIA